From Lycium ferocissimum isolate CSIRO_LF1 unplaced genomic scaffold, AGI_CSIRO_Lferr_CH_V1 ctg4728, whole genome shotgun sequence:
ACGGCGGACTTTTCATCGCTCTTCCTTGCCACTAGACCATCTGCTCGGTTTTGTACGTGGATTCACACCATAATAAGTACATTATTTACTGAAATTTCTAATGAAAATACAAGGTTTACACAAAAGCTATCGGGTTCGTTCGAATCCCCCACGTTACACTATAGCTCCGCCCCTGGTGGTGTTTACATGGTTGTATAGCTTTGGAACGGGAAGGAAAGGTTACCAAATGGTCAAAGAGGATTGGAGGATGCTAGATGGGTAATTATTTTTAGTTAGGTAAGTATATCTTGTAACAAGGTTAAATGAGGTAAAAAcaggtaaatattttaatttttataggcATTTTGCGTTGTTTTCAcctaaacttttcatttttataaaagGATTACTTTGTAAATGATGTTATAATATTCTGGACACCTTAGGCTCCCTGCATAGGTAACAATAATTTCTTCACTGTTAATCACTGCATAAAAATTCTCTTATTATCAATCATTGTAttattatagtaaaatataaagGTATGACAGAATTATTCATGATACCAAATTTCCACCTACAAAGACACAATAACCGGTAGTAGACCTTCTATCAATCTTGGATCCAACCCAATCTGCATCTGTAAAACACTCAATATGAGAATGTCCGTGATTGCTATATAGTATTCCAAGTCCGAGAGCTCCTTTTAAGTAACATAGAATCTGTTCCAAAGCTACCCTAGAATCTGTTCCAAAGCTACCCAATGTTTGACCGTAGAAGCGGGTGAACTGGCTAACGACACTTACAACAAAAGCAATATTTGGACGAGTTACAGTGAGATAGTTTAATTTACCACCTAATATCCTATACCTCTCTGGATCGTCAAAAGGATCACCATCATCTTTCATTAGATGCATATTAGGAACCATTGGACTCCTACATGGTGTTGACatctaatttttgacctccatAGTTTATTTTAATTACGTAGAGtccttgaaaaataagtaaaataagcTATGCGCcttaaagggtttaaataatttttataaaattggtCAAAACAATATTTTGTTCTTTTAAATTGATGAAAGGTTTTTCATGACATCACAAAGttgtttagaaattaattgacattttatgacatttataaggtacttatttgatttaatcaaAGAGGAAAGggcattttgttttaaaataataataattaatttaattattaaaattgtcaaaattagtaaatactttattccctttaatccaTGGATTTTGAGTAATCTAAATAATTGACCATTTCAcctaatctttaattttttgcatgATTATGCGTTTTGtcaaaatttatgtataaatattttaattagttaattaagtGGTTCTTATTGCAGATTGAGgtttaaattattttgttatggccacaattaatATGACCACTCCATGGTTCAAGGAAATTGGgtcaattttataaaattagccTTTTAATGACCttgattgaaataaccaaattcattggctcaaattaatcaaggtcattaatgcaatttaatttctaaacttgctaattaggccaaatatgACCATAATTGAAATTACCAGCTGAATTAAAATCAATGAaggccaaaattgcccttaaTTGAAACGATTAGCTAGGTCAGGATCCATTAAGACCATGTTCGTAATTTTGGGCCCACTAACATAATCTGGccaatttttaaaactatttttgaaataattatGTCCTAGTTTTAtctaactctctctctctctctctctctctctctctctctctctctctctctatatatatatatatatatatatatatatatatatatatatatatatatatacacctaaTACTTTTACTGTCTGTATGTGTCTTGGGTTGAGGCTATGCCTTTCCCATTGTCTGTTGTCCCCGAGAAGTTTGGAAGGTCTCGTCTTGCATTCAAATAGAAAATCGATTAGCGATGTCAGGGCGTATAATTATAATTAGTAAAACGTATAGATGTCTCTCCCCTAGAATTAGTGTACATTAGGTGAGATTCTGGCTGTAGAATCTGACAAAATTATAAAGTatcttttgaaaagtttcacgtGACGATGGAATTTTGAgcacttttaaaatttg
This genomic window contains:
- the LOC132044524 gene encoding uncharacterized mitochondrial protein AtMg00810-like codes for the protein MSTPCRSPMVPNMHLMKDDGDPFDDPERYRILGGKLNYLTVTRPNIAFVVSVVSQFTRFYGQTLGSFGTDSRVALEQILCYLKGALGLGILYSNHGHSHIECFTDADWVGSKIDRRSTTGYCVFVGGNLGA